GTGCGCAGCTTGTCGATGCGCAGGGCGATCGCCTTCAGATATCGCGGGTAGTGGGTCAGCCGCTCGAAAGGCGTGCGTTCGATGAAGAACTTGCCGACCAGTGCGTCGAGCTGGGCGCGCATGTCGGCGCCGGCATCCGGATGCGCCTTCAGCGCGACCAGCTTCTTGCTCAGCGCGGCATATTCGGTCAGCACGCTGCCTGCGAGGCGGCCGATTTCCTGCGCCACCAGCGAAATGCGCGGCCGGGCTTCGTCGCGGCGCGCGGCAAAGCTCGCAGCATCCTGCGGCCACGGTTCCATCATGCAGCAGCGGTCCATCGTCGCGGCCACCAGCTGGGCGCGCAGTTCCGGCTCGCTGCCCAGGTTCATGAACTGCATCGCCATGTCGCGCAGGCCGGGCAGACTCTTTTCGATGTACTTCACCTGATCGCGCAGCTCGAGCGCAAACAGGCGACGCAGACCGCGTCGATGTACTTCGAGCGCAGCCTCCGGCGTGTCGAGCACGCGCAGGCTGACCGACTCGCCTTCGTCCTGCAGTGCCGGAAAACCGATCACCCGGCGACCGGCCACTTCGACTTCCATCAGTTCGGGCAGCGGCCCGAAGGTCCACGCGCGGTAGCGTTCGTCGCCGGCAGTCTGCTCGGCGACCGCCGGGGCGGCCGGTTCGGCTGCCGGTCGCCCCTTTCTCGTCGGCTGCGGCACCGGCGCCTTCGCCACCACGTCGCGCGCGCCCAGAGCAGACAGCGCGTCGGCCATGCTGCCGCGCGCCGTCGCGCCCTTCGCGGCCACCGCTTCGTCGTGCGCTACGGCAGACGCGCTGGCCGGCGCTCGCGCCGCCTCCGTCACAGGCGCGGCCGGCGGCAGCGCGATGCGTGCCGACTCGAAGCGACGTGCCACCTCGTCCTTCAGCCGGGTGCGCAGTTCGGCCAGATTGCGCGACTGGCCGAGCACCCGGCCGTGCTCGTCGACCACGCGCACATTCATCATCAGATGCGCCGGCAGGTTTTCCGCGCGGATGGCATCGGACGGCAGCTTCAGGCTCACCTTCAGTTCGATCGCGCGCGCCAGCGCCTTCACCAGCGGTTCGGCCAAGTCGTGTTCCTGCGCGATGAAGTCGGCGACGAAACCGGCCACCGGCTGCAGCCGGTGGCGCAGCTTCGGCGGAATGGTCTTGGCCAGCTGCAGCACCTTCTCTTCGATCAGGCCGGGCACCAGCCAGTCGAGCCTGGCCGCCGGAATCTGGTTCAGCAGCGTCAGCGGCACGGTCAGTGTGACGCCGTCGTCGGCGGCATTCGGCTCGTGCCGGTACTCGAGCTTCAGGCGCTGACCCAGCAGATCCATCTTCGCCGGGAAGCGCTCGCTGCTGACACCGGCCGCTTCATGGCGCATCAGCTGTTCGCGCGTCAGATACAGCAGCTTCGGGCTTTCGCGTTCGGCGTCGCGCCGCCAGCGTTCGAAACCGCGCAGATCGATCACGTCGGCCGGCACGATGGAATCGTAGAAGGCGTGGATCAACGATTCGTCCACCAGCAGGTCCTGCCGCCGCTGCTTCTCTTCCAGCCGCTCGATCTGCGCGATCAGGTCGAGGTTGTGCTGCAGGAATTTCATCTGCTTAAGCGCGATATCGGTCACATCGCCATTGACCAGCCCTTCGCGGATCAGCAGTTCGCGCGCCAGCACCGGGTCGGTCTTGCCGTACTGCACCGCCCGTTTGGCATACAGCGTGATGCCGTGGATGACGCCGCGCTCCCACGCCACCGTCTCGCCGCGGCTTTTCGACCAGTGCGGCTCATAGGTCGAGCGGCGCAGCAGATGGGCGCCCACCTCCTCCACCCACTCCGGTTCGATGCGCGCGATGCAGCGCGCGAACAGCCGCGTCGTTTCGACCAGTTCGGCCGTCATGATCCACTTGCCGCCCTTCTTGGCCAGCGCCGAGCCCGGATGCGGCCAGAACTTGATGCCGCGTGCGCCCAGATATGGCGGCTCGCCGGCGCGCGCGTCCTCTATGCGCAGCCCGAGGTTGCCGAGCAGGCCGGTCAGCAGCGCGCGGTGCAGCGCGTCGAATTCGGCCGGCCGTTCGTTCTCCTTCCAGTCGTGTTCGGCACACAGCGTGTGCAGCTGGGTGTGCACATCGCGCCACTCGCGCATGCGCATCCAGTTCAGGAAATTGGCGCGGCACCACTCGCGCTGCTTGGCCTGCGACTGGTGATGCCACACCTCGTCGAAGGCTGCCCAGGCCTTCAGGTACCACAGGAATTCGCTGCGTTCGTCGGCGAACTTCGCATGCGCCTGATCGGCGGCGCCGGCCCGTTCTTCCGGCCGGTCGCGCGGGTCCTGCACCGACAGGCCGGCCGTGATGACCAGCACTTCCTTCAGGGCACCGTGATCGCGCGCCGCCAGAATCATCCGCGCCACGCGCGGGTCGACCGGCAGCTTGGCCAGCTCGCGGCCGAGTGGCGTCAGGTCGCGCGCTTCGTCCACCGCGCCCAGCTCCTGCAGCAGCTGATAGCCGTCGGCGATGGCGCGCGGCGCCGGGCGGTCGATGAACGGGAATTCCTCGACGTCAGCCAGACTGAGCGACTTCATGCGCAGGATGACGCCGGCCAGCGACGAGCGCAGGATTTCCGGGTCGGTGTGCGCCGGCCGCTGATTGAAGTCCTCTTCGTCGTACAGCCGGAAGCAGATGCCGCTGGACACCCGGCCGCAGCGTCCGGCGCGCTGCTTGGCCGCCGACTGCGCGATCGGCTCGACCTGCAGCTGTTCGACCTTGTTGCGGTAGCTGTAGCGCTTCACGCGCGCCAGACCGGTGTCGATGACGTAGCGGATGCCCGGCACGGTGAGCGAGGTTTCCGCCACATTGGTGGCGAGAATGACGCGCCGGCCGTTCGAGCCCTGGAACACGCGCGCCTGTTCCTGCGCCGACTGGCGCGCATACAGCGCCAGCACTTCCGGCTTTACGCCGGCCAGCCGCGTGTGGTGCTTGCGCAGCGCCTCGGTGCCTTCGCGGATTTCCCGCTCGCCCGGCATGAACACCAGCACGTCGCCCGGGCCGGTCGAAAAGGCTTCGTCGACAGCGTCGCATACCGCGTCATACAGGTCGCGATCCTTCTGCGCCTCGAACGGCCGCCAGCGCATTTCGATCGGGTACAGCCGGCCGCTGACCTCGATCACCGGCGCCGGCGTGTCGCCCTGCGCGAAGTGGTTGGCGAAGCGTTCGGCGTCCAGCGTGGCCGAGGTGACGATCACCTTCAGATCGGGCCGGCGCGGCAGCACCTCGCGCAGATAGCCGAGCAGGAAGTCGATGTTCAGGCTGCGCTCGTGCGCCTCGTCGATGATCAGCGTGTCGTAGGCGGCCAGCCAACGGTCGCGCTGCGTCTCGGCGAGCAGGATGCCGTCGGTCATCAGCTTGATACGGCTGTCTTCCGACGTACGGTCGGTGAAGCGGATCGCGAAACCCACTTCGCGCCCGAGCGACACGTTCAGCTCCTTCGCCACGCGGTCGGCGGTGGCGCGCGCCGCGATGCGGCGCGGCTGCGTATGGCCGATCAGCCCCCGCGCGCCACGGCCCAGTTCGAGGCACAGCTTGGGCAGCTGGGTCGTCTTGCCGGAGCCGGTCTCGCCGCACACGATGATGACCTGATGCGCAGCGAGCGCGGCTGCGATCTCGTCACGCCGCGCCGACACCGGCAGCTCTTCCGGGTACTCGATCTTCGGCGCCGACGCCCGGCGCGCAGCGACCTTCGCCTGCGAAGCCGCAACGCGCTCGGCCAGCTTCGCCGGCCACTTGTCCGGCGCACGCTGCCCCGGCGGCAGATCGCGCAGCGCGCGGCCGATCGCCGCCGCATCGCGGCTCATGCAGCTTTCGAGGAGGGCGTTCAGATCGGGGCGCAGCAAAGTCATGAAGCGGGACGGCGATCCGCCTGCGGCGGAAAGGGCGACATTGTCGTTGAAAGGCGCACCGGGCGGGCGGTCCGGATCGGTGGGGTTGGGAATCGCTGCGCTGACTTCAACGAACGGGGCGGCGGCTGGGGGCGGATGTTGGGGTGAGCGCAGCGATGCCCAACAGCGGCCTGCCACCCTCTACATGCCCATCCCCTACGACCACCCGCAGCGCGGCTACCCCACCACGTTCTTCCACATCCACCAGCCGAGCGCAGTCATGGCCAGAGAACCGATCACGTGCGCCGCCACGGCGACGAAGGCCCACATCGTGTCGCCGCGCTGGAACAGCGAAAACACCTCGCCGGAAAAGCTCGAAAAGGTGGTCAGCCCGCCGAGAAACCCCGTTGTACAAAGAAGTTTCACGTGCTGCGGCACATCCGGCACCGCCTGGAACACCGCCAGCGCCACGCCCATCAGCAACCCGCCGACCATGTTGGCCACCCAGGTGCCGAGCGGAAAACCGGCGAACAGCGGATTCAGCGTCAGGCCCAGCCCCCAGCGCAGCCAGGCACCGAGCGCCGCACCACCGCCTACGGCAAGAAAGTTCTGCATGTCGCGCAGCCGGAATCAACAAAGGCACCATTGTAGAGACAGGCAAGTCCCTGCAGGAGCCATCGACGGCTGGCCCTGCATGGCCTGCCGGCCTTGCGGGCTGCGAGCAGTGCCGACCTGTGTGCGAGCGGCGCCGGTTTTGTGGGAGCGGCGGCCTCGCCGCGATAGCGCAGCGATGGTCGCCTTGCAGCGTGCGTATCGCGGCGAGGCCGCCGCTCCCACAGGGTGCCTGTCCCACAGGCCGCCGCTCCCATAGATACTGCTCTCACAGGGCATGCTCCCCGAATGTCCTGCTCCCACCGGGGCCGTTCCCAGAGGGGCCGCCCCCCGACCCGGGCGCTCCAGGGATAGCCACGCCGCCTGAAACGCGATGTAAGGTTGCACACCTTGCAAAGGTCTGTAGGTTTGTCAGCTCATCCCCGGACGACGTCGTGATACTCGGATTCAGCAAACGCAAGAGCTTCGAACAGGCGGTGCGCGCCTTCAGTCCTGACCTTTACCGGTTCGCCTGGTGGCTGTGCCGCGACAAGTTCGTAGCCGAAGACCTGGTGCAGGAAACCTTTGTCCGCGCCTGGAAGGCGTGGGACGACATCAAGGATTCCAACTCCACGAAAAGCTGGCTGATCACCATCGTGCGGCGCGAGCACGCGCGGCTGTACGAACGGAAGCAGTTCGATTACGTCGATGTCGAGCTGGAAGACCTGCAGATCGCCGCCGATCACGAACCGATGGAACTGTTTGAAATGGAAAACCTGCTGGGCAGCCTGCCGCTGACCTTGCGCGAACCGCTGGTGCTGCAGGCACTGGGCGGATTTTCATGTGCCGAGATCGCCACCATGCTCGATACCACCGAAGGCGCCATCATGACCCGCCTGACCCGCGCCCGGCAGGCGCTGCGCAGCACGCTCACCGCCCAACCGGGCACCGCCAGCCGGAGGGCCGAATCATGAGCGCCGACGGCTTCAACTGCATCGACTTCCGGCGCGAAAAGATGGCCGATCCGCGCCGTCTGACCGAAGCTGCGGAAGAACACCTGATCGCCTGCGCCGGCTGCCAGAGCTTTTCGCGCCGGGTCAATGCGCAGGAGCGCGCGCTGCAGCAGGCAGTGAGCATCGACGTGCCCGACGGTCTGGCCGAACGCATCATCGTGGCCGGCCGCAGCCAGACGCGCACGCCGTTCAAGTTGTGGGCGCTGGCGGCCAGTCTGGTGCTGAGCGTGGGCATGGGCGCGCAGTACTGGCACGCCGCGCCCGACCGCGACCGCATCGCGCTGGCGGTCGATCACGTGATGCACGAGCCGCAGGCGCTGATGAGCACGCGGCTGATCGAACCGGAAAAGGTGGCACAGGTGTTCGAAAGCTTCGGCGCCGAAGTGCGGGTGCCGCTGTCGTCGGTGCGCTACGTGAAGCTGTGCCCGGTGCCCGGCGGCACCGGCTGGCACATCGTGTTCGACACCGACAAGGGCCCGGCCACCCTGCTGCTGCTGCCGCAGAACACGGCAAAGAAGGCGCGCGTGCTGACCGCCTCTTACGGCGGCATGGGCGTGCATGTCGAGCCGGGCGGCCAGGGCATGTTTGCCGTGGTGGCCGGCGACGAGGAACAGGCCCGCGCCGCGGCCGGCATGCTGCACCGGCACGTGAGCTGGCAGGTGATCACCGCGCACGGCGGTAATCAGGACGATCCGAAAAGACTGTAACGAAACGACGTTTCGCGCGACTTGATGACGAGGGCTCCGTGCCTTCGCATCCCCTTCCTCATTCGAACGGAGTCGCCATGAAACAAAAACGCCTGCCCTTTTCCGTCGCCGGGCTGTTCCTCGCCTGCTTCGCCGCAACGCCACTGCTGGCAGCCGAGCCAGCCCCGGTCGACATGGTCGATGCGCTCAACGGCGTCTTCGGCAAGCATGCCGGTGCACGGGGCTCGCACGCGAAAGGCTTCTGCGCACGGGGCACCTTCACGCCCGCACCGGCTGCAGAGGGTTTTGCAAACACCCGGCTGCTGTCCGCGATGCAGGTGCCGGCCGAAGTTCGCTTCTCTATCGGCGGTGGCAATCCGCGCATTTCCGACAAAAGTCGCTCGGCACGAGGCATCGCGGTAAGGCTGTCGGGGCCCGATGAAGGCTGGGACATGGTTTTCATTTCCGAACCCGTGTTCTTCGCCGCTACACCGGCTTCCTTCGTGAGCTTCCTGAAGGCGCGCGTGGCGGATCCGGCCACGAAGAAACCGGACCCTGCCCGCATCAAGGCCCACAACGAACAGTATCCGGAAGGCACAAGGCAGCCGTCGCTGCTGGCGGCGCACGCAGCGCCCGCCTCGTATGCCAGCACGCCCTACTTTTCCAATCATGCCTTCAGGTTCGTGGCGGCCGACGGCCGCTCGACCTGGGCGCGGCTGCAGTTCGAACCGGTATCGGGCACCCGCCATCTGAGCGAGGCCGAAGAGAAATCGCTGCCGGACGATTTTCTAGAAATGGAATTCCGCAGCCGTCTCGGCAGCGGCAGCGTCGATCTGGACCTTTACGCGCAACCAGCCGGCAGCGGCGATTCGCTCACCGATTCAACGGTGACATGGTCGAACGGGCCGGCCAAGGTGCGTCTCGGCCGGCTGTCGATCGATCGCTACAGCGGTCAGGACTGCAACGATAACGTGTACGTACCAACCCGTCTCCCGACGGGAATCGAGCCGTCCAACGACCCGATTCTTCGCGTACGTGCCGCGGCCTACGGGGTGTCCAGCACCCGCCGGGCGCAGCCTTGATCGCAGCAGCCGTGCCGGGCGCAGCGTCCGGCTGTCCTGCCGGCGCCGCTTGCCGGCAGGACAGCACGGATCATGCATACTGCCAGCCCATGAACGCGCTGTCCCAGCCGCTCGCCGACACGCTGGCGGAACACCGACGCTTCCTGCTCAACCTTGCCGCACTGCAGCTGGGGTCGCGCGAAGATGCCGACGATGTGGTTCAGGATACCTTCGCAGCGGCACTCACCGGCTTGAACGGTTTCTCCGGCGAGGTGCCTTTGCGCGCCTGGCTGGTCGGCATCCTGCGGCACAAGATCGTCGATGCCATCCGCCGGCGCGTGCGCTACGTCCGTCTCGATCCCGATGACGTGCTGCCTGACGATTGAGGCCGAGTTCGATGACCACTTCACGACGGATGGCTGCTGGCAACCCGCCGTGCTCAATGACAGTTGCCCGGAAGCGTCGCTGGCGCACCGCGAACTGCTCGAACTGATCGAACTGTGCATGCAGCGGTTGCCTGCCAACACCGCCCGCGTATTCCTGATGCGCGAATTCCTGGATCTCGACTTCGGCGAGATCGCGACACAGCTCGGGCTGACCGAAGGTCACTTGCGGGTGCTGCTCTATCGAGCCCGAATGCGCCTGCGCGATTGCGTCAGCCGCGGCTGGAGCTGTCCGTGAGCAGCGCTGCCAGTGCACCGGCCGGCGGCATAAGCTGCCGCGACAGCACCCGCCTCGTGTCGCAGATGCGTGACCGGCCGCTCGACGGCACGGAAACGGCGCAGCTCGAAACGCATGTCGCGCAGTGCCCGCACTGTCGCATCGCCGCGCAGCAGTTCGCCGATCTGTTCGCCCGCGTCGATCTGCTGCTTGCGCGCAACCCGCAGGGCGACCGCCGCTAGCAGCCGGCGCGGCGGCTCGCGTGTCGTCACGGCAGTGACAGACGCAGGGTTTACAATCCCGCGTCCCTTTTGTCCTGCACCGCGCTTCGCAATGGAACTGACCCGCCTGCTTTCGCAGCTCGACGACCGCATGCTCGGCGAGCTGTTCTCGGAAGAGACCATCGTGCGCGGTGCGGGCTATGTGTCGCGGGTGGGCGACATCGAGGTCAATGGCCCGACGCTGCGCGCGCTGGTGCGCGGCTCGCGGCCGCAGCCGTATCAGGTGTCGGTGCGACTGGAACGGCGCGAATACTTCGGCGAACGCACGCTTGAAGTGGCGTCGCGCTGCAGTTGCCCGGTCGGCAACCGCTGCAAGCATGCGGTCGGCCTGCTGCTGGCCGCCAAACAGCAGGGCGAACTGATCGAAAAGCCGCGCGCCGAAATCCTGCGCTGGGCGCAAACCCTCGGCCAGCGCCTGGCCCGGGACAACAGCAGCGAAACGAAGAAGCGCAGCAACCCGGTGCGCGACGCCATCATCTTTCTGGTTGCGCTGCGCGGCGCGCAGGCGCCCGAGTTCCGGCTGCTCAAGGCACGCCTGACGCGCGACGGCGCCTTCAGCGGCGACGGCCAGCCCTGGTTCAACTACGAACAGGCGCTGCTCAAGCCGCCCTCTTTCGTGCACGAAAGCGATCTGCCGGTGTTCCGCGTGCTGCGCGACGCCATCCGCAAGCGCCACAGCAGCACCTTCGTTCCGTTCGAACTGCGTGGCAGCGACGGCCTGGGCGTGCTGCGCAGCGCGCTCGAAACCGGCCGCACCTATGTGCTGGACAGTGGCGCCGAGGGCACCGCCCATCTGCTGGCGGCCGGCGAGCCGCGCCCCGGCCAGCTCGAATGGCAGACCGAAAAGCTCGGCGTGCGCGCCCTGCTCGCCTGCACGCCGCCGGCCGACACGGTGCTGCCGACCGAACCGCCCTGGTATGTCGACGCCGCCCGAGGTCAGGCCGGCGAGGTGCTGCACCCGGACCGCGCCGCGCTGATGGCGGTGCTGGAACTGCCGCTGCTGTCGCCGGCCGAACTGCCGCTGATCGCCGGTGCGCTGGCCGAAGTGGCGCCCGCGCTGCCGTCGCCGCTCGGTCGCGACGCCGCCAACCTGCCGCTGCTGACCGAGCCACTGCGCCCGGTGCTGCAGCTGCAGAGCCTCGCCGTGTGGCATGTGAAGCCGCATCGCCGCTACGACAAGGCGCTCGGCCACACGCTGTACGACCTCGCCACCGTTTCGCTGCACTACGGGCAGGCGCGCTTCGCCGCCACCGATTCGTCCGATCTCGCGACCCTGCCCAGCGGGCGCGCGGTGCGCGTCAGGCGCGACCTCGCGGCCGAAGGCCGCGCACTCGCGCTGCTGAGCGAGGTCGGTTTCGCGCCGCTGCAGGCGCGCTGGCTGCAGATGTTCGACCCGCTGCCGGTCGGTTCACTCGGGCTGGAAAGCGAAGCCGCCTGGGCGCGTTTCTTCTCCGCCGAAGCCGGTGTGCTGACCCGCGCCGGCTGGCAGATCGACTGCCCGCCCGACTTCCGCCACCGCGTGCTGGTGGTCGATGACTGGTACGCCGAACTCGACGAAAACGAAAACGGCTGGCTCGAACTGTCGCTCGGCATCGACGTCGGCGGCCGCCGGCTCGATCTGGCGCCGCTGCTGTACGCGCTGTTCAAGCGCGACGGCCGCTGGCTGGACCCGGTCGCGCTCGACCGCATGCGCGACGAAGACGCGACCGAACTCAGTACGCCGGAAGGCGAGCGCATCGTGGTGCCGGCCGGGCGCATCAAGCCGCTGGCGCGCACCCTGGTCGATCTGTTCGACAGCCCGACCGACGGCGCGCTGCGCGTGTCGCGCATGGACGCCCCGCGCCTGACCGAGGCGCTCGATGCGAAGTGGACGCGCGCCGGCTTCCAGTCGCTGGAGCAGTGGGTCGAGCGGCTGCGCGGCATGAAGGGCATCGCGCCGGTCGCCGAGCCGGCGGGTTTCGGCATCGAACTTCGCCCCTACCAGCGCGAAGGGCTGGCCTGGCTGCAGCATCTGCGGGCGCACGATCTGGGCGGCATCCTGGCCGACGACATGGGGCTGGGCAAGACCGCCCAGGCACTGGCCCACCTGCTGACCGAAAAGCTCGCCGGCCGGCTCGACCGCCCGGCGCTGGTCGTGCTGCCGACTTCGCTGGTGTTCAACTGGCAGCGCGAAGCCGAGCGCTTCGCACCGCAGCTGAGTGTGCTCAAGCTGCACGGCGCCGACCGCAGCACGCTGTTCGACCGGATCCCGCAGTACGACGTGTGCCTCACCACCTACCCGCTGCTGTGGCGCGACCATGAAAAGCTGGCCGCGCACGATTACCACCTGCTCATCCTCGACGAGGCGCAGACGGTGAAGAACACCGGCAGCCAGGCCGCCAGGGCGGTGCGCCTGCTGCGCGCGCGCCACCGGCTGTGCCTCACCGGCACGCCGATGGAAAACCATCTGGGTGAGCTGTGGGCGCAGTTCGACTTCCTGCTGCCCGGCTTTCTCGGCGAATCGAAGGATTTCACGCGCAGCTGGCGCACGCCGATCGAAAAGCACGGCGACCTCATCCGACGCGAACTGCTGGCGCGGCGCGTCGCGCCCTTCATCCTGCGCCGGCGCAAGGACGACGTCGCGAAGGAACTGCCGCCCAAGACCGAAGTGCTGCGCACGGTCGAACTGACCGGCCGCCAGCGCGACCTGTACGAAACCGTGCGCGTGGCGATGGACAAGCGGGTGCGCGAAGAAGTCGCCAGCCGCGGCTTCGCGCGCAGCCGCATCGTCATCCTCGACGCCCTGCTCAAGCTGCGTCAGGTGTGCTGCGACCCGCGCCTGCTGAAGACCGACGCCGCGCTGCGCGTGAAGGAACGCGCCAAGCTCGACCTCCTGATGGACATGCTGGAAAACCTGCTGGCCGAAGGCCGCAAGGTGCTGGTGTTTTCGCAATTCACCGCCATGCTCGACCTGATCAAGACCGAACTGGACGACGCCGGCATCGGCTCGG
The sequence above is a segment of the Methyloversatilis sp. RAC08 genome. Coding sequences within it:
- the hrpA gene encoding ATP-dependent RNA helicase HrpA; the protein is MTLLRPDLNALLESCMSRDAAAIGRALRDLPPGQRAPDKWPAKLAERVAASQAKVAARRASAPKIEYPEELPVSARRDEIAAALAAHQVIIVCGETGSGKTTQLPKLCLELGRGARGLIGHTQPRRIAARATADRVAKELNVSLGREVGFAIRFTDRTSEDSRIKLMTDGILLAETQRDRWLAAYDTLIIDEAHERSLNIDFLLGYLREVLPRRPDLKVIVTSATLDAERFANHFAQGDTPAPVIEVSGRLYPIEMRWRPFEAQKDRDLYDAVCDAVDEAFSTGPGDVLVFMPGEREIREGTEALRKHHTRLAGVKPEVLALYARQSAQEQARVFQGSNGRRVILATNVAETSLTVPGIRYVIDTGLARVKRYSYRNKVEQLQVEPIAQSAAKQRAGRCGRVSSGICFRLYDEEDFNQRPAHTDPEILRSSLAGVILRMKSLSLADVEEFPFIDRPAPRAIADGYQLLQELGAVDEARDLTPLGRELAKLPVDPRVARMILAARDHGALKEVLVITAGLSVQDPRDRPEERAGAADQAHAKFADERSEFLWYLKAWAAFDEVWHHQSQAKQREWCRANFLNWMRMREWRDVHTQLHTLCAEHDWKENERPAEFDALHRALLTGLLGNLGLRIEDARAGEPPYLGARGIKFWPHPGSALAKKGGKWIMTAELVETTRLFARCIARIEPEWVEEVGAHLLRRSTYEPHWSKSRGETVAWERGVIHGITLYAKRAVQYGKTDPVLARELLIREGLVNGDVTDIALKQMKFLQHNLDLIAQIERLEEKQRRQDLLVDESLIHAFYDSIVPADVIDLRGFERWRRDAERESPKLLYLTREQLMRHEAAGVSSERFPAKMDLLGQRLKLEYRHEPNAADDGVTLTVPLTLLNQIPAARLDWLVPGLIEEKVLQLAKTIPPKLRHRLQPVAGFVADFIAQEHDLAEPLVKALARAIELKVSLKLPSDAIRAENLPAHLMMNVRVVDEHGRVLGQSRNLAELRTRLKDEVARRFESARIALPPAAPVTEAARAPASASAVAHDEAVAAKGATARGSMADALSALGARDVVAKAPVPQPTRKGRPAAEPAAPAVAEQTAGDERYRAWTFGPLPELMEVEVAGRRVIGFPALQDEGESVSLRVLDTPEAALEVHRRGLRRLFALELRDQVKYIEKSLPGLRDMAMQFMNLGSEPELRAQLVAATMDRCCMMEPWPQDAASFAARRDEARPRISLVAQEIGRLAGSVLTEYAALSKKLVALKAHPDAGADMRAQLDALVGKFFIERTPFERLTHYPRYLKAIALRIDKLRTDPERDARALADWQSLATLWDRERIARARAGVADPFIDEFRWLLEELRVNLFAQELRTPVPVSVKRLQKIWESRARA
- the crcB gene encoding fluoride efflux transporter CrcB encodes the protein MQNFLAVGGGAALGAWLRWGLGLTLNPLFAGFPLGTWVANMVGGLLMGVALAVFQAVPDVPQHVKLLCTTGFLGGLTTFSSFSGEVFSLFQRGDTMWAFVAVAAHVIGSLAMTALGWWMWKNVVG
- a CDS encoding sigma-70 family RNA polymerase sigma factor — encoded protein: MILGFSKRKSFEQAVRAFSPDLYRFAWWLCRDKFVAEDLVQETFVRAWKAWDDIKDSNSTKSWLITIVRREHARLYERKQFDYVDVELEDLQIAADHEPMELFEMENLLGSLPLTLREPLVLQALGGFSCAEIATMLDTTEGAIMTRLTRARQALRSTLTAQPGTASRRAES
- a CDS encoding DUF3379 family protein — encoded protein: MSADGFNCIDFRREKMADPRRLTEAAEEHLIACAGCQSFSRRVNAQERALQQAVSIDVPDGLAERIIVAGRSQTRTPFKLWALAASLVLSVGMGAQYWHAAPDRDRIALAVDHVMHEPQALMSTRLIEPEKVAQVFESFGAEVRVPLSSVRYVKLCPVPGGTGWHIVFDTDKGPATLLLLPQNTAKKARVLTASYGGMGVHVEPGGQGMFAVVAGDEEQARAAAGMLHRHVSWQVITAHGGNQDDPKRL
- a CDS encoding catalase, with the protein product MKQKRLPFSVAGLFLACFAATPLLAAEPAPVDMVDALNGVFGKHAGARGSHAKGFCARGTFTPAPAAEGFANTRLLSAMQVPAEVRFSIGGGNPRISDKSRSARGIAVRLSGPDEGWDMVFISEPVFFAATPASFVSFLKARVADPATKKPDPARIKAHNEQYPEGTRQPSLLAAHAAPASYASTPYFSNHAFRFVAADGRSTWARLQFEPVSGTRHLSEAEEKSLPDDFLEMEFRSRLGSGSVDLDLYAQPAGSGDSLTDSTVTWSNGPAKVRLGRLSIDRYSGQDCNDNVYVPTRLPTGIEPSNDPILRVRAAAYGVSSTRRAQP
- a CDS encoding sigma-70 family RNA polymerase sigma factor, yielding MNALSQPLADTLAEHRRFLLNLAALQLGSREDADDVVQDTFAAALTGLNGFSGEVPLRAWLVGILRHKIVDAIRRRVRYVRLDPDDVLPDD
- a CDS encoding sigma factor-like helix-turn-helix DNA-binding protein; this encodes MTCCLTIEAEFDDHFTTDGCWQPAVLNDSCPEASLAHRELLELIELCMQRLPANTARVFLMREFLDLDFGEIATQLGLTEGHLRVLLYRARMRLRDCVSRGWSCP
- a CDS encoding zf-HC2 domain-containing protein; translation: MSSAASAPAGGISCRDSTRLVSQMRDRPLDGTETAQLETHVAQCPHCRIAAQQFADLFARVDLLLARNPQGDRR
- a CDS encoding DEAD/DEAH box helicase, with product MELTRLLSQLDDRMLGELFSEETIVRGAGYVSRVGDIEVNGPTLRALVRGSRPQPYQVSVRLERREYFGERTLEVASRCSCPVGNRCKHAVGLLLAAKQQGELIEKPRAEILRWAQTLGQRLARDNSSETKKRSNPVRDAIIFLVALRGAQAPEFRLLKARLTRDGAFSGDGQPWFNYEQALLKPPSFVHESDLPVFRVLRDAIRKRHSSTFVPFELRGSDGLGVLRSALETGRTYVLDSGAEGTAHLLAAGEPRPGQLEWQTEKLGVRALLACTPPADTVLPTEPPWYVDAARGQAGEVLHPDRAALMAVLELPLLSPAELPLIAGALAEVAPALPSPLGRDAANLPLLTEPLRPVLQLQSLAVWHVKPHRRYDKALGHTLYDLATVSLHYGQARFAATDSSDLATLPSGRAVRVRRDLAAEGRALALLSEVGFAPLQARWLQMFDPLPVGSLGLESEAAWARFFSAEAGVLTRAGWQIDCPPDFRHRVLVVDDWYAELDENENGWLELSLGIDVGGRRLDLAPLLYALFKRDGRWLDPVALDRMRDEDATELSTPEGERIVVPAGRIKPLARTLVDLFDSPTDGALRVSRMDAPRLTEALDAKWTRAGFQSLEQWVERLRGMKGIAPVAEPAGFGIELRPYQREGLAWLQHLRAHDLGGILADDMGLGKTAQALAHLLTEKLAGRLDRPALVVLPTSLVFNWQREAERFAPQLSVLKLHGADRSTLFDRIPQYDVCLTTYPLLWRDHEKLAAHDYHLLILDEAQTVKNTGSQAARAVRLLRARHRLCLTGTPMENHLGELWAQFDFLLPGFLGESKDFTRSWRTPIEKHGDLIRRELLARRVAPFILRRRKDDVAKELPPKTEVLRTVELTGRQRDLYETVRVAMDKRVREEVASRGFARSRIVILDALLKLRQVCCDPRLLKTDAALRVKERAKLDLLMDMLENLLAEGRKVLVFSQFTAMLDLIKTELDDAGIGSVMLTGDTTHREAVVRRFQEGTVPVFLISLKAGGVGLNLTHADTVIHYDPWWNPAAENQASDRAHRIGQDKPVFVYKLIVAGSIEERIVALQEKKAALAEGILGNDEAALEKFGETDLAALFEPLAE